From Salvia splendens isolate huo1 chromosome 3, SspV2, whole genome shotgun sequence, a single genomic window includes:
- the LOC121796469 gene encoding protein FAR1-RELATED SEQUENCE 5-like: MNKVADKLPKNMLGSEKLKKELNACVWSELIEPDAFEETWHAIMERYGLANNDWFSSMFASRRFWVPAFFRDFPMSSLIKTTSLSESQNNFFKRYSKSLANLMQFYMNYNHALETQRSNSAKLEYYDSTKVPILRRELEIEKHASTIYSGSGYTAIQEEIVYACFFLSCATLGVSTNREIEVYNVKDKDSNSWTVTYSIGDDTYFCGCKKFERLDLLCSHIFCVLKYKFVKLIPEKLRGGRWLKSQFVKPIHGGFCDDQEIHLTVDKKKIAFKNLYALFIETTQSIEGNIDQINAFAAIIEECKKQLLGEGVDLSSTEKKALIENFYGSQVPNFIEVHPPDVVSTKGSGSRKKSNKESAMKLAMKPCRKWGNCHEIGHHDSRNCKKVNEKANKRQ; encoded by the coding sequence ATGAATAAAGTTGCTGACAAATTGCCAAAGAACATGCTTGGTAGTGAAAAACTAAAGAAGGAACTGAATGCATGTGTATGGTCGGAGTTGATAGAACCTGATGCATTTGAAGAAACTTGGCATGCTATAATGGAAAGATATGGGCTGGCCAATAATGACTGGTTTTCATCAATGTTTGCATCCAGAAGGTTTTGGGTTCCAGCCTTTTTCCGTGATTTTCCGATGAGTTCGTTGATAAAGACAACTTCTTTGTCTGAATCACAGAATAACTTCTTTAAAAGGTACTCAAAGTCTCTGGCTAACCTTATGCAATTTTATATGAACTATAACCATGCTCTGGAGACTCAAAGAAGTAATAGCGCAAAGCTTGAATACTATGATTCAACAAAAGTGCCTATTCTGCGAAGAGAATTGGAAATCGAGAAACATGCATCAACGATATATAGTGGTAGTGGTTATACTGCAATTCAAGAAGAGATAGTTTATGCATGTTTCTTTTTGTCTTGTGCAACTCTAGGAGTGTCTACCAATAGAGAGATTGAAGTATATAACGTAAAGGACAAGGATTCAAACTCATGGACAGTGACTTACTCCATTGGTGATGATACCTATTTTTGTGGATGCAAAAAGTTTGAGAGACTTGATCTATTGTGCAgtcatatattttgtgtgttgaaatATAAGTTTGTTAAGTTGATACCCGAGAAGTTGCGTGGAGGGAGATGGTTGAAGTCACAGTTTGTAAAGCCAATACATGGAGGTttttgtgatgatcaagaaatacACCTTACTGTGGACAAGAAGAAGATTGCATTTAAAAACTTGTATGCATTATTCATTGAAACAACACAAAGTATTGAAGGGAATATTGATCAAATCAATGCATTTGCTGCAATTATTGAAGAATGTAAGAAACAGCTTCTCGGAGAAGGTGTTGATCTGTCTTCGACAGAGAAGAAAGCATTGATTGAGAACTTCTATGGCTCACAAGTCCCGAACTTTATTGAAGTTCATCCTCCTGATGTTGTTAGTACAAAGGGAAGTGGAAGTAGGAAGAAATCAAATAAGGAGTCGGCAATGAAGTTAGCAATGAAACCTTGTCGAAAGTGGGGAAACTGTCATGAGATTGGACACCATGATTCTAGGAACTGCAAAAAGGTTAATGAGAAGGCAAATAAGAGGCAGTGA
- the LOC121793646 gene encoding protein LAX PANICLE 2-like: MTMFSAEKRRFCGGEGYGFLSVGSDLVGGMTEEKGDTHVQEGGESSSKDEEWLQLSIGGGGAQDAGKKNRPPVELELLPHSQIRPETYRAPAGFSPSFISSHQHEINWAFRPIPIASPSPSPSYFVRPAFQLYEVGAAPDFRVVQPPRRPHSGVWFMLQASHNQEREPFLPQISKSYLRIKDGRMTIRLVIKYLVNKLSLEDESEIEIRCKGQRLLPLLTLQYVRDNIWSSSRDFITLLPNSSTTHHIMVLHYARTHPSN, encoded by the exons ATGACCATGTTTTCGGCTGAGAAGCGGAGATTTTGCGGCGGCGAGGGTTATGGTTTCTTAAGCGTAGGATCGGATCTAGTTGGTGGAATGACGGAGGAAAAGGGAGATACTCATGTTCAGGAAGGCGGTGAATCGAGCTCCAAAGACGAGGAGTGGCTGCAGCTCAGCATCGGCGGTGGCGGTGCCCAAGATGCTGGAAAGAAGAATAGGCCGCCGGTGGAGTTGGAGTTGTTGCCTCATTCGCAAATTAGGCCGGAAACGTATCGGGCTCCGGCCGGGTTTAGCCCCTCTTTTATATCATCGCATCAGCACGAGATTAACTGGGCGTTTAGGCCTATTCCGATTGCTAGTCCGTCGCCATCGCCCTCTTATTTTGTGAGGCCGGCGTTCCAGCTGTACGAGGTGGGTGCAGCGCCGGATTTCAGAGTGGTGCAGCCCCCGAGGAGGCCGCATTCTGGAGTCTGGTTTATGCTCCAAGCATCGCATAATCA GGAAAGAGAGCCATTTCTTCCCCAGATATCCAAGAGCTACTTGAGAATCAA GGATGGGAGGATGACGATTCGACTGGTGATAAAATACCTTGTTAACAAGCTTAGCTTGGAAGATGAATCAGAG ATAGAGATAAGATGCAAAGGACAAAGGCTTCTACCTTTATTGACACTGCAGTATGTAAGAGATAACATTTGGAGTAGTTCAAGGGATTTCATCACCTTGCTTCCCAATTCCTCAACTACTCATCACATAATGGTGCTTCACTATGCTAGAACCCATCCCTCTAATTAA